Genomic window (Thomasclavelia spiroformis DSM 1552):
TTAACTCCAAAACGCTGTTCTTCATCAATACACAATAAACCAATATCTTTAAATTCAACATCTTTAGATAAAATTCGATGTGTTCCAACTAATAAATCAATATTTCCTTCTTTAAGATCTTTTAAAATTTGATTTTTTTGTTTAGTTGAAGTAAAACGATTTAATAAAGCAACTTTTACTGGAAAATTTTCAAAACGATCTAACATTGTTTTATAATGTTGCATTGATAAAATCGTTGTTGGACACAAAAATGCCACTTGTTTATTACCCAAAATAGCTTTAAAAACTGCTCTTAATGCTACTTCAGTTTTACCAAAACCAACATCTCCACATAAAAGACGGTCCATTGGTTGCGGTTTTTCCATATCTTCTTTAATTTCTTTAACTGAGCGTACTTGATCTTCTGTTAATTCATAACCAAATGCATTTTCAAATTCAAATTGCATTTCATTATCAACAGGGAACGCATAACCTGTTTGATTCATTCTTGCAGCATATATTTCAATTAATTTATCTGCAATATCATCAACTTTATTTCTCGCTTTAGCTTTAACTTTTTGCCACTGTGAACTACCTAATTTATTAATCTTAGGCACTTTCCCTTCACTACTTGAATATTTACGCACTAAATTAAATTGTTCAACAGGAATGTATAATGTATCATCTCCAGCATAAGCTACATATAAATAATCACGGTGAACCCCTTGTACCTCTAAAGTTTTAATTCCTAAGTATTGACCTATTCCATAATTATCATGAACTACATAATCACCAATTTCTAATTCTTGATAATCCTTTAAAACCTTAGCATTTTTATATTTAAAATACTTAGGTTTTTTTACATTTTTAGTCTTAAATAACTCATTAGAACTAATAACAACAATATTTTCATCAACTAACTCAAAACCAAAACCGATTTTATCAATAACAAGATTTAACCCTGAATAAAATTCACCACTATTATCTAGCATAGTGTATAAAAGCTCATGGCGATTTAATAATTCACTAATTAAACGAATTTGACGTTCATCATCTAATGCAATAATTACTGTCGATAGTTTTAAATAACTTCTAATTTGACTAATCAGCATCTTTTCATCTTGACTATCAATCATAACAGTTCGACCATTAAATATCACATCTTTTTCATCTGTTGCAAATGATTTAAATTCTATCGTTGCTTTATCTGTAACTTCATAAAGATCTCTAAATAAATTCAAACCCTTTACACTTTTACCAACATTAATTAATTCTTGATAATAATAAAAATTTTCTTCTAGATAATTTTTAAAAGCAAAATTAATATCTTGGCTATTTGAAAGAATGATCAAAGGATCATCTAGATAATCACTAATACTAGTTGTTTGGTTAAATAAATTATAATATGAATACATTGAAAAACTTGTATCATGATTTCGAAGATTTTCTTGGTCAATCGATACTTTATTTAAAAAATCCTCTAAATATAATTCATCTAATATTTCAGCTTGACTATCCCTTAAATCATTAATTTTACTAATGACTTTTGTCACTTCTTGATCATCATATAAAATATCGCTTGCTGGTAAGATTGTTATTTCATTAATATTTTCTATTGTTCTTTGAGTATTTTGATTATAAAAACGAATACTTTCTATTTCATCATCAAAAAATTCAATTCTAATTGGATTCTCGTATTGAATTGAAAAAACATCAATTACACCACCACGTTTAGAAAAATAAAAAGGCTGATCAACTCTAATTATACTTTGATATCCTGATTTTAACAAACTTGCTTTTAAATCATAAATATCTATTTGCATTCCTACTTTTATTTTTAAACAATTATCTATAAATAATTGTTTAGTTGGCAAATATCTTATTATTGCCTGACTATGAGTAATTAAAATTCTAGGTTCATTTTTAGTTAATTGATACATTGTATCAATTCTTTGTCCTAACAATTCAGGAGATGCTGCTAAAGCTTCAATACGATATGATTCATCTACTGCAAACAATGAAACATCTTTTTCATTAAGTAACATTACTTTTTGATAAAGCATATTTGCCTCGTATTGATTAGCCTTCACTACAACAATATTCCTTTTCAACTTCAAAAAGGCACTAGTTAATAATAGTGCCTCATCGCTAACATCATTAACGACGATATTTCCTTTACCATTTAACAAAGCATTAAAAGCTAAGTTCTGTTTTAAAATATTATCTAAACAATCCATAGTTACCTCTAATTATAATAATTCATTGCATGATTAAAATCATTATCAAGATAATCAAGCACTGCATTAGCTGCATTTTCAATTCCTTGCTCAATTGCTTCACTTTCAACTTTAGAAAAACGTGATAAAACATAATCAGCTACGTTCATATATTTATGACGATCAATCCCTACTCTAATTCTTTTAAAATCCTGACTATTTAAATGGGCAATAATATTTTTAATACCATTATGACCACCAGCACTACCTGTTTTTCTTAATCTTAATTTACCAACCGGCATATCTAGATCATCATATATCACAAGTAAATCCTCTTTATCAATCTTAAAAAAATTCATCACTGCATTGACTGATTCTCCTGAAAGATTCATATATGTTTGAGGCTTTAATAAAATAATATCTTCACCGTGATATTTTACCTTAGCATATAATCCTTTAAACTTATTTTGATCAACATCTACATTTAACTTACTAGCTAAATGATCAATTACCATAAACCCACAATTATGACGTGTTCCAGCATATTCTTTACCTGGATTTCCTAATCCTACAATTAATTTCATTTACTTCTCCTTTATTTAGCTAAAATAACAATCGTCTTTGCTCCAATTTGTCCATTATCAATTTTACCATAAATATATTCATATTCTTTTTCTTGATAATCAAATGTAAAATTAGATGGATTAATATAAATTACAAATTCTCTATACATTCCTTCATCTTGTTTTAATACATATTTGACCATCTTATAATCAATATTTTCTACAACAACATTTTTTTCAATTTCTTCATTTGAAGCATATCGAAAACATTTATTTTCT
Coding sequences:
- the mfd gene encoding transcription-repair coupling factor — encoded protein: MDCLDNILKQNLAFNALLNGKGNIVVNDVSDEALLLTSAFLKLKRNIVVVKANQYEANMLYQKVMLLNEKDVSLFAVDESYRIEALAASPELLGQRIDTMYQLTKNEPRILITHSQAIIRYLPTKQLFIDNCLKIKVGMQIDIYDLKASLLKSGYQSIIRVDQPFYFSKRGGVIDVFSIQYENPIRIEFFDDEIESIRFYNQNTQRTIENINEITILPASDILYDDQEVTKVISKINDLRDSQAEILDELYLEDFLNKVSIDQENLRNHDTSFSMYSYYNLFNQTTSISDYLDDPLIILSNSQDINFAFKNYLEENFYYYQELINVGKSVKGLNLFRDLYEVTDKATIEFKSFATDEKDVIFNGRTVMIDSQDEKMLISQIRSYLKLSTVIIALDDERQIRLISELLNRHELLYTMLDNSGEFYSGLNLVIDKIGFGFELVDENIVVISSNELFKTKNVKKPKYFKYKNAKVLKDYQELEIGDYVVHDNYGIGQYLGIKTLEVQGVHRDYLYVAYAGDDTLYIPVEQFNLVRKYSSSEGKVPKINKLGSSQWQKVKAKARNKVDDIADKLIEIYAARMNQTGYAFPVDNEMQFEFENAFGYELTEDQVRSVKEIKEDMEKPQPMDRLLCGDVGFGKTEVALRAVFKAILGNKQVAFLCPTTILSMQHYKTMLDRFENFPVKVALLNRFTSTKQKNQILKDLKEGNIDLLVGTHRILSKDVEFKDIGLLCIDEEQRFGVKQKEKIKEYRKTIDVLTLSATPIPRTLQMSLMGIRGLSQIETPPKNRQPVQTYVIEKNDVLIKQIIERELARDGQVFYLHNRTSNIANTADKIGRMVPGAKVVVGHGKMDKNEIEDVMMRFVNKEYNVLICTTIIETGIDIPNANTIIVENADKFGLSQLYQIKGRVGRSNRGAYAYLLYNPSKVLTEEASKRLKAIKEFTELGSGYKIAMRDLAIRGAGDILGGTQSGFIDSIGFDMFIKILQDSVNQKMGKQEQEIDIKSVNVNVDGYIPHDYVSSDIEKLELYQRLDNTKTIKAIDHLKTEFIDYYGKLPDEVSALIEKRKLDILASSKIIDVLEEKKGNIEITFSSDYSKNVKGDQLFELVNRLFTRPRFKQIDNKIVIILPKGNQWLNRLNELISMLS
- the pth gene encoding aminoacyl-tRNA hydrolase, with the translated sequence MKLIVGLGNPGKEYAGTRHNCGFMVIDHLASKLNVDVDQNKFKGLYAKVKYHGEDIILLKPQTYMNLSGESVNAVMNFFKIDKEDLLVIYDDLDMPVGKLRLRKTGSAGGHNGIKNIIAHLNSQDFKRIRVGIDRHKYMNVADYVLSRFSKVESEAIEQGIENAANAVLDYLDNDFNHAMNYYN